In one window of Candidatus Sulfuricurvum sp. RIFRC-1 DNA:
- a CDS encoding dihydroorotate dehydrogenase-like protein, with product MELSTTFLGFTLKNPLIASASPLTASLESIQKLEDNGIAAVIMHSLFEEEINHEIHQIDHFLHIHSDSNAEAISYLPSEVDFDNLQADHYLNEIQRVKQSVSIPIIASLNGVSAGGWVKYAKKIEQAGADGLELNITYIPTEIDLEGSVVEKMYVDTVAMLAQEISIPINVKMNAYFSNPANMAKRFVEAGASGLSIFDNPTVVDVDLELLTTLQRANITSSYNLSETLRWCAILYNKFPCSLCANTGIHSAEDVLKALMSGADATALASVLLLKGEGEIRNILTNMIEWMEKHEYISIAQMKGSISLLHTDNPSAYERNSYMYALQHYRH from the coding sequence ATGGAACTCTCTACCACATTTTTGGGTTTTACCCTCAAAAATCCCCTGATCGCCAGCGCCTCGCCGCTTACTGCCTCTTTAGAGAGTATCCAAAAACTCGAAGATAACGGTATTGCCGCAGTGATCATGCATTCTCTTTTTGAAGAGGAAATTAATCATGAGATACATCAAATTGACCATTTTTTGCATATTCATAGTGATTCGAATGCTGAAGCGATCAGTTATCTTCCCAGTGAGGTCGATTTTGACAATCTTCAAGCCGACCATTATCTCAATGAAATTCAGCGGGTTAAACAGTCAGTCTCGATTCCTATCATCGCAAGTCTTAACGGGGTATCGGCGGGAGGATGGGTTAAATACGCAAAGAAGATCGAACAAGCCGGTGCGGATGGATTGGAACTCAATATTACTTATATCCCTACCGAAATCGATTTGGAGGGGAGTGTGGTTGAAAAAATGTACGTAGATACCGTTGCCATGCTCGCACAGGAGATATCGATTCCGATCAATGTGAAAATGAACGCCTACTTCTCCAATCCGGCCAATATGGCCAAACGCTTTGTGGAAGCAGGAGCGAGCGGATTGAGTATCTTTGATAATCCCACCGTAGTCGATGTCGATTTGGAACTTCTTACCACGTTGCAGCGAGCCAATATAACCAGTTCCTATAACCTCAGTGAGACGCTACGATGGTGTGCTATTCTTTACAATAAATTCCCCTGCTCACTGTGTGCCAATACAGGAATCCACAGCGCAGAGGATGTGCTTAAGGCCCTTATGAGCGGAGCCGATGCAACGGCATTGGCTTCGGTATTGCTACTCAAAGGGGAGGGGGAAATTAGAAATATATTAACTAATATGATAGAGTGGATGGAAAAACATGAATATATTTCGATAGCGCAAATGAAAGGCTCTATCTCTTTACTTCACACCGATAATCCTTCAGCGTATGAGCGTAACTCTTATATGTATGCCCTTCAGCATTATCGGCACTAA